A region from the Beduinella massiliensis genome encodes:
- a CDS encoding beta-L-arabinofuranosidase domain-containing protein: MEKGRDHPLMLNKTTFTPFTHGEIRPQGWLLRQLRIQADGLSGHLDKVWPDIRDSRWIGGDRDGWERVPYWLDGFVPLAYLLDDDDLKARAKRYIDGILARQEEDGWICPCAPEERDAYDVWAFMLILKVLALYADLSGDERIPDAMARALKCLKTHLHHHTLFGWGSARWYECLIPIFWLYERTGEEWLVDLCYRLRTQGMDYTKVFEPYRDTTPQRVWTFDTHVVNMAMCLKQEALMSRLTGGDPDAFALKAHELLKKYHGMAVGHFTGDECVAGTSPVQGSELCSVVEAMYSFEQMLAVSGNPHWADEAERLAFNALPATTSADMWTHQYDQQTNQIRCQRLPEEHVVFGTNGPESHLFGLEPNFGCCTANFNQGWPKLAMSAFMRAQDGVASCLIVPSEVRFAQGEAQVTVALKTDYPFKGAARYTVTTDRPAAFTLYIRIPAAAKSALVNGEAVTPGEFFPVCRTWEGEQQIDVSFAFACELTERPGDMRCLWRGPLLYSVAIEEQWERREYEDKGVERKYPYCDYEITPQSAWNYAFTDAHFDVAEREIGAYPFDGKDAPVEVTASLAPVDWPEAYGVCLPAPRSRRPTGPAQRVRMIPYGCTNLRMTEMPMAEK; the protein is encoded by the coding sequence ATGGAGAAAGGACGTGACCATCCCCTCATGCTCAACAAGACGACGTTTACCCCCTTTACCCACGGGGAGATCAGGCCCCAGGGTTGGCTGCTGCGCCAGCTTCGCATTCAGGCGGACGGCCTGAGCGGCCATCTGGACAAGGTGTGGCCGGACATCCGGGACAGCAGGTGGATCGGCGGCGACCGCGACGGCTGGGAGCGCGTGCCCTACTGGCTGGACGGCTTTGTGCCCCTCGCTTACCTGCTGGACGACGACGACCTGAAGGCGCGGGCGAAGCGATACATCGACGGCATCCTCGCGCGTCAGGAGGAGGACGGCTGGATCTGCCCCTGCGCGCCGGAGGAGCGGGACGCTTACGACGTGTGGGCGTTCATGCTGATTCTCAAGGTGCTGGCCCTTTACGCGGATTTGAGCGGGGACGAGCGCATCCCGGATGCGATGGCGCGCGCGCTCAAATGCCTCAAGACGCACCTGCACCACCATACGCTCTTCGGCTGGGGCTCTGCGCGCTGGTACGAGTGCCTGATCCCGATCTTCTGGCTCTACGAGCGTACGGGGGAGGAGTGGCTGGTCGATCTGTGCTATCGCCTGCGCACACAGGGCATGGATTACACGAAGGTGTTTGAGCCCTACCGCGACACGACGCCGCAGCGCGTCTGGACGTTCGACACGCACGTGGTCAACATGGCGATGTGCCTCAAGCAGGAAGCGCTGATGTCCCGCCTGACGGGCGGCGACCCGGACGCCTTCGCCCTCAAGGCGCATGAACTGCTCAAGAAGTACCACGGCATGGCGGTGGGCCACTTCACCGGCGACGAGTGCGTGGCGGGCACGAGCCCCGTGCAGGGCTCGGAGCTTTGCAGCGTGGTCGAGGCGATGTATTCCTTTGAACAGATGCTCGCCGTGAGCGGCAACCCGCACTGGGCGGACGAGGCGGAGCGCCTGGCGTTCAACGCCCTGCCCGCGACGACGAGCGCGGACATGTGGACGCACCAGTACGACCAGCAGACGAACCAGATTCGCTGCCAGCGCCTGCCGGAGGAGCACGTGGTCTTCGGCACGAACGGCCCGGAGTCGCATCTATTTGGGCTGGAGCCGAACTTCGGCTGCTGCACGGCGAACTTCAACCAGGGCTGGCCCAAGCTCGCGATGTCCGCGTTCATGCGCGCGCAGGACGGCGTGGCTTCCTGTCTGATCGTCCCCTCCGAAGTGCGCTTTGCGCAGGGGGAGGCGCAGGTCACCGTCGCGCTCAAGACGGATTATCCCTTCAAGGGCGCGGCGCGCTACACGGTAACGACGGACAGGCCCGCCGCGTTTACGCTCTACATCCGCATTCCAGCGGCCGCGAAGAGCGCGCTGGTAAACGGCGAGGCGGTGACGCCCGGCGAGTTTTTCCCCGTTTGCCGCACGTGGGAGGGCGAGCAGCAGATCGACGTGTCGTTCGCGTTTGCGTGCGAGCTGACGGAGCGCCCCGGGGACATGCGCTGCCTGTGGCGCGGGCCGCTGCTGTACTCGGTGGCGATCGAGGAGCAATGGGAACGCCGCGAGTACGAGGACAAGGGCGTAGAGCGCAAGTACCCGTACTGCGACTACGAGATCACGCCGCAGTCCGCGTGGAACTACGCGTTCACGGACGCGCATTTCGACGTGGCGGAGCGGGAGATCGGCGCCTACCCCTTTGACGGCAAAGACGCGCCCGTCGAGGTCACGGCAAGCCTCGCGCCGGTGGACTGGCCGGAGGCATACGGCGTCTGCCTGCCCGCGCCCCGAAGCCGCAGGCCCACGGGCCCTGCGCAGCGCGTGCGCATGATTCCCTACGGCTGCACGAACCTCCGCATGACGGAGATGCCCATGGCGGAAAAGTAA
- a CDS encoding histidine kinase: protein MSLKVKLTALMLALSILPVLCFAGIAYGTIGRNATETALQTSSALFDSQMDSYEQKVARLSSTSLDIVSNTSLRILFKYVRDEVLFSDCTSFRRRQILTTYADLQRYIDAHLASSEDLLDGISLVALNRSDSVIHSGTDKAAPGAIQSAMDNPGTPLLFADEEMNLSVCVAFTDLPLSECLGACLLSLRGDSLFRTLMPAELTAGEQLFVLDGDGQVLFHSDAERIGTTLGDSAFVQPAPEAGPASYFAPLEGEKYVVTCQRTVNNPEWTVYYAIPYAYFLASGYSIAGMITPFAFGCALVAFAVAIGCSAYVYSPIRRLTREISRMNEAGIRALEDRNNPREIALLVRSFNALMGRVDTLLKKVAQEAENTKQAEIVALRAQISPHFLYNTLNGIKCMAAQNQTDEIQISVTSLIALLRESLGNTQDVIPLSRELKYVDNYIQLQRYRLDLCFQYRVDVPDALLSAALPHFALQPLVENALIHAFDEISDEGNTIAVTARADGETWRLSVEDNGVGIEAETCRELNRQFADGSFAALKKVGLHNVFERCRHLFGKRARLTIERTGNGTRVTLRLPLVPYQEERTDYRSP, encoded by the coding sequence ATGAGCCTTAAGGTCAAGCTGACGGCGCTGATGCTCGCCCTTTCGATCCTGCCGGTGCTCTGCTTCGCGGGCATCGCCTACGGCACGATCGGGCGAAACGCGACGGAAACGGCCCTTCAAACGAGCTCCGCGCTCTTCGACAGCCAGATGGACAGCTACGAACAGAAGGTGGCGCGGCTGTCGAGCACGTCGCTGGACATCGTGTCGAACACGTCGCTGCGCATCCTGTTCAAGTACGTGCGCGACGAGGTGCTCTTCTCGGACTGCACGAGCTTTCGGCGCAGGCAGATCCTCACGACCTACGCCGATTTGCAGCGATACATCGACGCGCACCTGGCTTCGTCGGAGGACCTGCTGGACGGCATCAGCCTCGTGGCGCTCAACCGGAGCGATTCGGTCATCCATTCGGGCACGGACAAGGCGGCCCCGGGCGCGATTCAGAGCGCCATGGACAATCCGGGTACGCCCCTACTCTTCGCGGACGAGGAGATGAACCTGTCGGTCTGCGTCGCGTTTACGGATCTGCCGCTTTCGGAATGCCTGGGCGCGTGCCTGCTCAGCCTCAGGGGGGACAGCCTGTTCCGTACCCTGATGCCGGCGGAGCTCACAGCGGGCGAGCAGCTTTTCGTGTTGGATGGGGACGGGCAGGTGCTCTTTCACTCGGACGCGGAGCGGATCGGCACGACGCTCGGCGATTCCGCATTCGTTCAGCCCGCGCCGGAGGCGGGCCCCGCCTCTTATTTCGCGCCGCTGGAGGGCGAAAAGTACGTCGTCACCTGCCAGCGTACCGTGAACAATCCCGAATGGACGGTTTATTACGCGATCCCGTACGCCTACTTCCTCGCGAGCGGCTACAGCATCGCCGGGATGATCACGCCCTTCGCGTTCGGCTGCGCCCTGGTGGCCTTCGCCGTGGCCATCGGCTGCTCCGCCTACGTCTATTCGCCCATCCGCCGGTTGACGCGCGAGATCTCCCGCATGAACGAGGCGGGTATCCGCGCGCTGGAGGATCGGAACAACCCGCGGGAAATCGCGCTGCTCGTCCGCTCCTTTAACGCGCTCATGGGCCGGGTGGACACGCTGCTCAAGAAGGTGGCGCAGGAGGCGGAGAACACCAAGCAGGCGGAGATCGTCGCGCTGCGCGCGCAGATTTCGCCGCACTTCCTTTACAACACGCTCAACGGCATCAAGTGCATGGCCGCGCAGAACCAGACGGACGAGATTCAGATTTCGGTGACGAGCCTGATCGCCCTGCTGCGCGAGAGCCTGGGCAACACACAGGACGTAATCCCGCTATCCCGCGAGCTCAAATACGTGGACAACTACATTCAGCTCCAGCGCTATCGGCTGGATCTGTGCTTTCAGTACCGTGTGGACGTTCCAGACGCGCTGCTGAGCGCGGCGCTTCCGCACTTCGCGCTTCAGCCCCTCGTCGAAAACGCGCTGATTCACGCCTTCGACGAGATCTCGGACGAGGGCAATACCATCGCCGTGACCGCGCGCGCGGACGGTGAAACCTGGCGGCTCTCGGTGGAGGACAACGGCGTGGGCATCGAAGCGGAGACCTGCCGGGAGCTCAACCGGCAGTTTGCCGACGGATCGTTCGCCGCGCTCAAAAAGGTGGGGCTGCATAACGTGTTCGAGCGCTGCCGCCATCTCTTTGGAAAGCGCGCGCGCCTTACGATCGAACGCACGGGGAACGGCACGCGCGTGACGCTGCGGCTGCCGCTGGTGCCGTATCAGGAGGAGCGCACGGATTATCGCAGCCCGTAA
- a CDS encoding response regulator, whose amino-acid sequence MTDLRAKRSGGQILVVDDDKLIRGDITHMLQRILGGGAELLEAYDGRMAMQKLEASQAGIVLTDMRMPRMDGLALIEAARGRWPDLQFIVLSNYDDFDYVKQSFQHGIVDYTLKYQIDEPTLRELIERAREALEAYWREREYLEGMRKDTLYEESLRLGGEIAQCVESCTAPAFMERLRQPARIVRLDCLPREDAPGEWRRLAAAAFTGLFESDGRSELHPFVLPRKPGKEKLRMGVVACAQFVNPCALETTLRERVECFFQEPGGAACICAAALEPLESWDGALTARLDAAVGQIFYMRASAWAGPTSQTGGILQACELHAAFASALLEGRREDALSIVGQTAEMLRKKRPDPHAARKLLGRFWWEVQAVLPPEEEQASHLAMQRLDSYERLLLETVRSLPMRPPALVTEGESAVEELIESLLSDLSKPVSLDEAARRIGFSRAHFCRLFRQATGQSYNSFMTGKRIEQACVLLRRPRAQLRVVAGAVGFSDVRYFRKLFFQHMHMNVDEWVREAAGGKDEP is encoded by the coding sequence ATGACGGATTTACGAGCGAAGAGAAGCGGTGGGCAGATACTGGTGGTAGACGACGATAAGCTGATCCGAGGCGACATCACCCACATGCTGCAGCGGATCCTGGGAGGCGGCGCGGAGCTTCTGGAGGCGTACGACGGCAGGATGGCGATGCAGAAGCTGGAAGCCTCGCAGGCGGGCATCGTCCTGACCGACATGCGCATGCCGCGCATGGACGGGCTGGCCCTGATCGAGGCCGCGCGCGGGCGATGGCCGGACCTGCAATTCATCGTGCTGAGCAATTATGACGACTTTGACTACGTAAAGCAATCGTTTCAGCACGGCATTGTGGATTATACGCTCAAGTATCAGATCGACGAGCCGACGCTGAGGGAGCTGATCGAAAGAGCCCGGGAAGCCCTGGAAGCCTACTGGCGGGAGCGGGAGTACCTGGAGGGGATGCGCAAGGACACGCTTTACGAGGAAAGCCTTCGCCTGGGCGGCGAGATCGCGCAGTGCGTCGAGTCGTGCACGGCGCCGGCGTTTATGGAGCGGCTGCGGCAGCCCGCGCGGATCGTGCGCCTGGACTGCCTGCCGCGCGAGGACGCACCCGGGGAGTGGAGACGTCTGGCCGCCGCGGCCTTCACGGGCCTCTTTGAATCGGACGGCCGAAGCGAGCTTCACCCCTTCGTGCTGCCGCGCAAGCCCGGCAAGGAAAAGCTGCGGATGGGCGTCGTGGCCTGCGCGCAGTTCGTCAATCCCTGCGCCCTTGAGACGACGCTGCGCGAACGGGTGGAGTGCTTTTTTCAGGAGCCTGGCGGAGCGGCCTGCATCTGCGCGGCGGCGCTGGAACCGCTGGAAAGCTGGGACGGCGCGCTGACGGCCCGTCTGGACGCGGCCGTCGGCCAGATCTTTTACATGCGGGCGAGCGCCTGGGCCGGGCCTACTTCCCAAACAGGAGGGATATTGCAGGCCTGCGAGCTGCACGCGGCGTTCGCCAGCGCCTTGCTGGAAGGGCGGCGGGAGGACGCGCTTTCGATCGTCGGGCAAACCGCAGAGATGCTGCGCAAAAAGCGCCCCGATCCGCACGCGGCGCGCAAGCTGCTGGGCCGGTTCTGGTGGGAGGTGCAGGCGGTTCTGCCTCCTGAAGAAGAGCAGGCGTCCCACCTCGCGATGCAGCGGCTGGACAGTTACGAGCGGCTCCTGCTGGAGACGGTCCGAAGCCTGCCGATGAGGCCGCCTGCGCTCGTGACGGAGGGGGAGAGCGCGGTAGAGGAGCTCATCGAAAGCCTGCTCTCCGACCTTTCGAAGCCCGTGTCGCTTGACGAGGCGGCGCGGCGCATCGGCTTTAGCCGGGCACACTTTTGCCGCCTGTTCAGGCAGGCGACGGGGCAGAGCTACAATAGCTTCATGACCGGCAAGCGGATCGAGCAGGCCTGCGTGCTGCTCAGGCGGCCCAGGGCGCAGCTGCGCGTGGTCGCGGGCGCCGTGGGGTTCAGCGACGTGCGCTACTTCCGCAAGCTCTTTTTTCAGCACATGCACATGAACGTCGACGAGTGGGTTCGCGAAGCGGCTGGAGGGAAAGATGAGCCTTAA
- a CDS encoding ABC transporter permease subunit encodes MNTALGRPKKVRTLRQQNERMGYLMVSPIIVGILCFSIMPVFFSMFISFTSWNMMTPFEWIGLQNYVTVFTGKMLGTVWGNTLKYIAIAIPGSILCGLLLAVALNAKIRGTALYRTAFFLPNITTTIAVCVVWCWLYDKNYGFINNVLAIFGIEPIGWISTRKWAMTSVAIMSVWQNMGYDMIILSAGLKSIDETYYEAATIDGANKLQCFSKITVPMLTPTLFYLLVMHFISFFQLFDAAYVMTEGGPGHATRTIVMQIYDLAFTYFRMGEASAYAWILFAVIFVITGVQFTLQKKWVNYDA; translated from the coding sequence ATGAACACGGCTTTGGGCCGCCCCAAAAAGGTGCGGACGCTCCGCCAGCAGAACGAGCGCATGGGCTATCTGATGGTTTCGCCGATCATCGTCGGCATTCTGTGCTTTTCCATCATGCCCGTCTTTTTTTCCATGTTCATCAGCTTTACATCGTGGAACATGATGACGCCGTTTGAATGGATCGGCCTTCAAAACTACGTCACGGTCTTTACCGGCAAGATGCTCGGCACGGTGTGGGGCAATACGCTCAAGTACATCGCCATCGCCATTCCCGGCTCGATCCTCTGCGGCCTGCTGCTCGCGGTCGCGCTGAACGCCAAGATTCGCGGCACGGCCCTGTACCGGACGGCCTTCTTCCTGCCCAACATCACCACCACCATCGCCGTATGCGTGGTCTGGTGCTGGCTGTACGACAAGAACTACGGCTTTATCAACAACGTGCTCGCAATTTTCGGCATAGAACCCATCGGCTGGATCTCCACGCGCAAGTGGGCGATGACCTCGGTGGCGATCATGTCCGTGTGGCAGAACATGGGCTACGACATGATCATCCTCTCCGCGGGCCTCAAGTCGATCGACGAGACGTACTACGAGGCCGCGACCATCGACGGCGCGAACAAGCTGCAATGCTTCTCCAAGATCACCGTGCCCATGCTGACCCCGACGCTCTTTTACCTGCTGGTCATGCACTTCATCAGCTTCTTCCAGCTCTTCGACGCGGCCTACGTCATGACGGAGGGCGGCCCCGGCCACGCGACGCGCACGATCGTCATGCAGATTTACGATCTCGCGTTTACCTACTTCCGCATGGGCGAAGCCTCGGCCTACGCCTGGATTCTCTTCGCGGTCATCTTCGTCATCACGGGCGTGCAATTCACGCTGCAAAAGAAGTGGGTGAACTACGATGCGTAA
- a CDS encoding ABC transporter permease subunit, with the protein MRKRAGKLLLHAVLLMVAAATLFPFIWMVSTSLKDTSLVFSYPPKLIPNPARFQNYADAWEQSQMGRALFNSMFIAVISTAGNIIVSSMVAYAFAKIDFRFKSLLFMLVLATVMIPYQVTLIPLFIIFKNLGWINTYLPLIVPSLFGTASNVFLMRQYIMGIPDAYRDSAYLDGCGHMRIWLRIILPMSVPMVVSISVLTFMGKWNEFLGPMLYLNSRVKMTVPMVLRIYQSEYVTKWNLLMAASCIALLPIIVLYLISQRYIISGIMLGGIKG; encoded by the coding sequence ATGCGTAAACGAGCCGGAAAACTCCTGCTGCACGCGGTATTGCTGATGGTGGCGGCGGCCACGCTCTTCCCCTTTATCTGGATGGTTTCCACCTCGCTGAAGGACACCTCGCTCGTCTTCAGCTATCCGCCCAAGCTGATCCCCAACCCCGCCCGCTTTCAAAACTACGCGGACGCCTGGGAACAGTCGCAGATGGGCCGCGCGCTGTTCAACAGCATGTTCATCGCCGTCATTTCCACGGCGGGCAACATCATCGTCAGCTCCATGGTGGCTTACGCCTTCGCCAAGATCGACTTTCGCTTTAAGTCCCTGCTGTTCATGCTGGTGCTGGCGACGGTCATGATTCCCTATCAGGTGACGTTGATTCCGCTGTTCATCATCTTCAAGAACCTGGGCTGGATCAACACCTACCTGCCGCTGATCGTGCCCTCGCTCTTCGGCACCGCGAGCAACGTCTTCCTCATGCGCCAGTACATCATGGGCATCCCCGACGCCTACCGCGACTCCGCATACCTGGACGGCTGCGGCCACATGCGCATCTGGCTCAGGATCATCCTGCCCATGTCCGTCCCGATGGTCGTCTCCATCTCCGTGCTCACGTTCATGGGCAAGTGGAACGAATTCCTGGGCCCCATGCTCTACCTCAACTCCCGCGTCAAGATGACGGTGCCGATGGTGCTGCGCATCTATCAGTCCGAATACGTGACCAAGTGGAACCTGCTGATGGCGGCGTCCTGTATCGCGCTTTTGCCGATCATCGTCCTGTATCTGATTTCGCAAAGGTACATCATCAGCGGTATCATGCTCGGCGGAATCAAAGGCTGA
- a CDS encoding extracellular solute-binding protein — translation MTKRLLSLLLALFMVLTLANIPAGAEGKDPVVIKLLTFSANGGHETIVKRFNETHDDIQIELDNSAATWEDIGTKLITMSAAGMAPDIATVSTSYYPQFAAQNMLLDITDYVEQNLNKDEYYWNVIEGLYRDGKLYGLPISIYTLMCYYNRDMFEAAGIQTPSLDWTKTWTMDEWAEIGAKLSSGEGLDRIYGAWIEFQLERTACFLFPRGLDYWGENLYPQFDNPDIRAIHEKLYTMMHMDKIMPDSATTKTTSTAQLFADGKLGMYITGTWSHPEIAESGVNYGILPTPDGTSVGYVDVYIPLAATKHPEETKEVMLWLIGEEASSIKYEEFTWGPQVNRAATEKNMDIMFAGLTSEEKQSIFDSLEHSRPLTVFDKWAEFLTASLLPISEMMGIGEYTVEEGFDLLQEEALLITGN, via the coding sequence ATGACCAAACGACTGCTCTCGCTTCTGCTGGCCCTTTTCATGGTGCTGACGCTGGCGAACATTCCCGCCGGCGCGGAGGGCAAGGACCCCGTCGTCATCAAGCTGCTGACATTCAGCGCAAATGGCGGACACGAAACCATCGTGAAGCGCTTCAACGAGACGCACGACGACATCCAGATCGAGCTGGACAACAGCGCTGCGACCTGGGAGGACATCGGAACGAAGCTCATCACCATGAGCGCCGCGGGCATGGCGCCCGACATCGCGACCGTCTCCACCTCCTATTACCCGCAGTTCGCGGCCCAGAACATGCTGCTGGACATCACGGATTACGTCGAGCAGAACCTCAACAAGGACGAATACTATTGGAACGTGATCGAGGGCCTCTACCGCGACGGCAAGCTCTACGGCCTGCCGATCAGCATCTATACGCTGATGTGCTACTATAACCGCGACATGTTCGAGGCTGCGGGCATCCAGACGCCCAGCCTGGACTGGACGAAGACCTGGACGATGGACGAATGGGCCGAGATCGGCGCCAAGCTCTCCAGCGGCGAAGGGCTCGACCGAATCTACGGCGCCTGGATCGAATTCCAGCTCGAGCGCACGGCCTGCTTCCTCTTCCCCCGCGGGCTCGACTACTGGGGCGAAAACCTGTACCCGCAGTTTGACAACCCGGATATCCGCGCGATTCATGAAAAGCTCTACACGATGATGCACATGGACAAGATCATGCCGGATTCGGCCACCACGAAGACCACCTCTACCGCGCAGCTCTTCGCAGACGGCAAGCTGGGCATGTACATCACCGGCACCTGGAGCCATCCTGAAATCGCGGAAAGCGGCGTCAACTACGGCATCCTGCCCACGCCGGACGGCACCTCCGTCGGCTATGTGGACGTATACATCCCGCTCGCCGCGACCAAGCACCCCGAGGAGACAAAGGAGGTCATGCTCTGGCTGATCGGCGAGGAAGCCTCCTCCATCAAGTACGAGGAGTTCACCTGGGGCCCGCAGGTCAACCGCGCGGCTACCGAAAAGAACATGGACATCATGTTCGCAGGCCTCACGTCCGAAGAGAAGCAGAGCATCTTCGACTCGCTGGAGCACAGCCGCCCGCTGACCGTGTTCGACAAGTGGGCCGAGTTCCTCACCGCCTCGCTGCTGCCGATTTCCGAGATGATGGGCATCGGCGAGTACACCGTCGAGGAAGGCTTCGACCTGCTTCAGGAGGAAGCGCTCCTCATCACGGGCAACTGA
- a CDS encoding GntR family transcriptional regulator produces the protein MRRDTRPNDLYRIILEQILQGKYKFGQTLPSARVLSETYHTGLRAVQDALRALRQGGYIQTQERRHAVVCYSSGAEKAEDREIVRLLARRQATMDAFKSAAVLMPPVWAFCTERMTHAELSELLRPIRRIDAKPYQDKILITSLVMNRILYQAGNPLLCDLYASLEVYMQVPVFPAYGTPYDGEGLCGGHEVIERLEAVRLKQPSRAGLIYEDVGKTVERYMARLAGDYPDVPENPALSYTWNPVRGRTYLYAEVARDLMRKIDGGTYPDGAFLPPEKALSRAYGVSLYTVQQALGVLRGFGMAETINGRGTRICLQRAGIARAEFSRAGYKRDVLMYLYALQFTAVVIRPAALLAFEKIDGRVAWIVEKELELPGRIPMTALLDALREATCLQTLREIWGQIQKLLLWGNCFIFLQQGDGSANALRAGCRSAAAHLRLGNGEAFAAQMEQCVLFMMQRVRAFLVDNGIDEAEAIRIPSAFS, from the coding sequence ATGCGTCGGGATACGCGCCCAAACGACCTGTATCGAATCATTTTAGAGCAGATCCTGCAGGGAAAGTATAAATTTGGACAGACCCTGCCGTCCGCCCGGGTCCTATCCGAAACCTACCACACCGGCTTGCGGGCTGTGCAGGACGCGCTACGGGCTCTGCGGCAGGGCGGATACATTCAAACACAGGAGCGCAGGCACGCCGTCGTCTGTTACAGTTCGGGGGCGGAGAAAGCGGAGGACCGGGAGATCGTGCGGCTTTTGGCGCGCCGGCAGGCGACGATGGATGCCTTCAAGAGCGCCGCCGTGCTTATGCCGCCGGTATGGGCCTTTTGCACGGAGCGGATGACCCACGCGGAGCTGAGCGAGCTGCTGCGTCCCATTCGCCGGATCGACGCGAAGCCCTATCAGGACAAGATCCTCATCACTTCGCTCGTGATGAACCGCATCCTGTACCAGGCGGGCAATCCGCTGCTTTGCGATCTGTACGCCAGCCTGGAGGTCTACATGCAGGTGCCGGTCTTTCCGGCCTACGGCACCCCCTACGACGGCGAGGGGCTCTGCGGCGGCCACGAGGTGATCGAAAGGCTGGAAGCGGTGAGATTGAAACAGCCGTCGCGGGCGGGGCTGATCTATGAGGACGTCGGCAAAACTGTGGAGCGGTATATGGCCCGCCTTGCCGGGGATTATCCGGACGTGCCGGAAAACCCGGCGCTGTCCTATACCTGGAATCCGGTTCGGGGGCGAACCTACCTGTACGCGGAGGTCGCGCGCGACCTGATGCGGAAGATCGACGGCGGGACGTACCCGGACGGCGCCTTTTTGCCGCCTGAAAAAGCGCTTTCCAGGGCGTATGGCGTCTCCCTTTACACGGTGCAGCAGGCGCTGGGCGTGCTCCGCGGATTCGGGATGGCGGAGACGATCAACGGACGGGGCACGCGCATCTGTCTGCAGCGGGCGGGCATTGCGCGGGCGGAATTCAGCAGGGCGGGGTATAAGCGCGACGTGCTGATGTACCTGTACGCCTTGCAGTTTACGGCGGTCGTCATTCGTCCGGCCGCCCTGCTCGCGTTTGAGAAGATCGACGGGCGGGTCGCGTGGATCGTCGAAAAGGAGCTGGAGCTCCCGGGGCGCATCCCCATGACGGCGCTGCTCGACGCGCTGCGCGAAGCCACTTGCCTGCAGACGCTGCGGGAAATATGGGGGCAGATACAAAAGCTGCTCCTTTGGGGCAACTGCTTCATTTTTTTGCAGCAGGGAGACGGCAGCGCAAACGCGCTGCGCGCGGGCTGCCGGAGCGCGGCGGCCCATCTGCGACTTGGAAACGGCGAGGCGTTTGCCGCGCAGATGGAGCAGTGCGTCCTCTTCATGATGCAGCGCGTGCGCGCGTTTTTGGTGGACAACGGCATCGATGAGGCGGAGGCGATACGCATTCCATCGGCCTTTTCCTGA